The following proteins are co-located in the Methanobacterium formicicum DSM 3637 genome:
- the coaBC gene encoding bifunctional phosphopantothenoylcysteine decarboxylase/phosphopantothenate--cysteine ligase CoaBC translates to MTIMLCVTGSVAAVETVKLARELKRKGFQVKCFMTDGACDIINPYALEFATGEKVITKLTGNIEHVKYADEDLILVAPATANVISKFAYKIADNPINTLLLTASGYDTPIIFVPSMHQSMYRAVEENIQKLKKEGVVFMEPKQEENKAKFPSVDDIVLQAQKATSAGGLEDRHVLVSAGGTYEDIDPIRGITNRSSGKMGVELAKEAFRRGAEVTIITGRVEVEIPKVFNRIKVESSREMAKALEENLIDCDVFIAAAAVSDFTVAEVGSVTEKGSITERGFKISSASEATLKLKPAPKIINQVKEHNPAIYLVGFKAEYNVSRDELVESAKRRMRESGADLMVANDVAEAGAGFGSDQNKVVLVDDEIWEIPLSTKEEIAALVIGRIVERII, encoded by the coding sequence ATGACAATCATGCTCTGTGTTACAGGTAGTGTGGCCGCTGTAGAAACAGTAAAACTGGCCAGGGAACTGAAAAGGAAGGGATTCCAGGTTAAATGCTTCATGACTGATGGTGCTTGTGACATTATCAATCCTTATGCACTTGAATTTGCCACTGGAGAAAAGGTGATCACCAAACTCACCGGGAATATTGAGCATGTTAAGTATGCGGATGAGGATCTGATCCTGGTGGCACCAGCCACCGCCAATGTAATCAGCAAATTCGCTTATAAAATAGCGGACAACCCCATAAACACGCTATTATTAACTGCCAGTGGATACGACACTCCCATTATTTTTGTACCATCCATGCACCAGTCCATGTACCGGGCAGTGGAAGAGAACATCCAGAAACTCAAAAAAGAGGGCGTGGTGTTCATGGAGCCTAAACAAGAGGAAAATAAAGCTAAATTCCCATCAGTTGATGATATTGTGCTCCAAGCCCAGAAAGCTACCTCTGCTGGTGGTTTAGAGGATCGCCATGTTCTGGTGAGTGCAGGGGGTACTTATGAAGATATTGACCCTATCCGGGGCATTACCAATCGTAGTTCTGGTAAGATGGGTGTTGAACTGGCCAAGGAGGCCTTCCGTCGCGGTGCTGAAGTCACCATTATCACTGGAAGGGTGGAAGTGGAAATTCCCAAAGTATTTAACCGGATAAAAGTTGAATCCAGTCGGGAAATGGCAAAAGCACTGGAAGAAAACCTCATTGACTGTGATGTGTTCATTGCTGCAGCAGCAGTCAGTGACTTCACAGTGGCAGAAGTAGGATCTGTAACCGAAAAAGGATCCATAACAGAGAGAGGATTCAAAATATCCTCCGCCAGTGAAGCAACCCTGAAACTCAAACCTGCCCCTAAGATCATAAACCAGGTCAAGGAACACAACCCTGCAATTTACCTGGTGGGATTCAAAGCAGAGTACAATGTCTCCAGAGATGAACTGGTAGAATCAGCCAAGAGGAGAATGAGAGAATCCGGTGCAGATCTGATGGTTGCCAATGACGTGGCAGAAGCAGGTGCAGGATTCGGGTCAGACCAGAACAAAGTGGTTCTGGTGGATGATGAAATATGGGAAATTCCCCTGAGCACCAAGGAAGAAATAGCTGCCCTGGTCATTGGAAGGATTGTGGAGAGAATTATTTAG
- a CDS encoding S-4TM family putative pore-forming effector: MSNGIAERQNRKENLLKIVAIKNLNNRARNLVKLQIFLVSLPVMVATITVITKTISPEIAIVPPLLGFIVTLSNFILIYPKISQIRIKAFLIQQDFDCDVLELPWNRIKLEKPKSEDINSYTLKYLEKDPDLGKIDACYPLSVTRVPLSVGRIICQRKFLGGDSRVRKKFIRSVKLLVMVLFILSVIFATLNSFTIFQFLSNLLLPFLPAAVFITKLIQDNSNSINRSMVLKNKIENIWDEILLSGVSDEKLFRLSLKIQDELFEKRKIDPVILNYFYEKFRDELPSSRYTPDNMVEEYLSQD; encoded by the coding sequence TTGAGTAATGGTATTGCAGAAAGGCAAAACAGAAAAGAAAACCTGCTTAAAATTGTTGCCATTAAAAATCTCAATAACCGGGCTAGGAATCTGGTTAAACTGCAAATATTCCTGGTGAGCCTTCCAGTTATGGTGGCAACCATTACAGTCATAACCAAAACTATCAGTCCAGAAATAGCCATAGTACCCCCTTTACTCGGTTTCATTGTCACTTTATCCAATTTCATTTTAATATATCCTAAAATATCTCAAATCAGGATTAAAGCTTTCTTAATACAACAAGATTTTGATTGTGACGTTTTAGAATTACCATGGAATCGAATTAAACTGGAAAAACCCAAATCTGAGGATATAAATAGTTACACTCTTAAATACCTTGAGAAAGACCCTGATTTGGGCAAAATCGATGCTTGTTATCCTCTATCTGTAACCAGAGTTCCCCTTTCTGTGGGGAGGATAATCTGTCAGAGGAAGTTTCTGGGAGGGGATAGTAGGGTAAGGAAGAAATTTATACGATCCGTTAAATTGCTGGTAATGGTGCTATTTATTTTATCAGTAATTTTTGCCACCTTAAACAGTTTTACTATTTTCCAGTTCCTGAGCAACCTGTTATTACCCTTTTTACCAGCAGCAGTCTTTATAACCAAACTCATCCAGGATAATTCCAATTCAATCAATCGTTCCATGGTCCTGAAAAATAAAATTGAGAATATATGGGATGAGATACTACTCTCAGGAGTCAGTGATGAGAAATTGTTCAGGTTAAGTCTAAAAATTCAGGATGAACTTTTTGAGAAAAGAAAAATTGACCCAGTTATACTGAACTACTTTTATGAAAAATTCCGCGATGAACTGCCCAGTTCCAGATACACACCAGATAACATGGTTGAAGAGTATCTATCCCAGGATTAA
- a CDS encoding KH domain-containing protein, producing MVLPVCDVCLKSEMLCQGCENKLKNGEISQLDLDISKLIYRVGDGKIGFKKTIEIGDVVIIITEKDQVGKLIGKGGKIVREISKTVERKIRVVGENSDLKSVATDILAPARISGINIVYGKDGEERYKIRVRKEDARRLPAKLDLLNSIIQELTGEKTLVVIDRNN from the coding sequence ATGGTTTTACCAGTATGCGATGTCTGTTTAAAGAGTGAAATGTTATGTCAAGGTTGTGAGAATAAGCTGAAAAATGGAGAAATAAGTCAGCTTGACTTGGACATTTCAAAGCTCATTTATCGTGTAGGTGATGGTAAAATCGGTTTTAAGAAAACCATTGAAATCGGAGATGTGGTTATTATTATAACCGAAAAAGACCAGGTGGGTAAACTCATTGGTAAGGGCGGTAAAATAGTAAGGGAAATATCCAAAACTGTGGAAAGAAAAATAAGGGTGGTTGGAGAAAACTCGGACCTAAAATCCGTGGCCACCGACATACTAGCCCCTGCCCGTATTTCAGGCATCAACATAGTCTACGGGAAAGACGGAGAAGAAAGATACAAGATACGGGTAAGAAAAGAAGATGCCCGCAGATTACCTGCTAAACTGGACCTTTTAAACAGTATTATCCAGGAATTAACCGGGGAGAAAACCCTGGTAGTTATTGACCGTAATAACTAA
- the pheA gene encoding prephenate dehydratase, whose translation MKIGYFGPAGTFTEEAASTLRGEMVPYDTIPEVFEAVHTGEVDLGVVPIENSIEGSVGVTLDLLAHQYLLKIRGEIILPINHNLLINPEAELGDVEIVYSHYQPLSQCRMFLEKRGVRTQAARSTAAAAEMILGDMKAAAIGTKRAAQLYGLKIAEEDIQDHKNNMTRFVVIDQEDHSPTGKDKTSVVLCLSKDRPGGLYDILGEFASENINLTKIESRPSKEKLGSYIFFVDMEGHHRDIKIMNVINRIQSKVGYIKILGSYPQEGDD comes from the coding sequence ATGAAAATAGGATATTTTGGACCCGCAGGGACCTTCACTGAAGAAGCAGCATCTACTCTCAGGGGAGAAATGGTCCCCTATGATACCATACCCGAAGTATTTGAAGCAGTACACACTGGTGAAGTTGATCTGGGAGTGGTGCCCATAGAAAACTCCATTGAAGGTTCAGTGGGAGTAACCCTGGATCTCCTGGCCCACCAGTACCTCCTGAAAATTAGGGGAGAAATCATACTCCCCATAAACCACAACCTCTTAATAAATCCAGAGGCTGAGTTAGGGGATGTTGAAATAGTCTATTCTCATTACCAACCTCTTTCACAGTGTAGAATGTTCCTGGAGAAAAGGGGAGTACGAACCCAGGCTGCCCGCAGCACTGCTGCAGCTGCCGAGATGATACTGGGTGATATGAAAGCAGCGGCTATTGGAACCAAAAGGGCAGCCCAGTTATACGGTCTTAAGATTGCAGAAGAAGATATTCAGGACCATAAAAATAACATGACCCGGTTTGTGGTTATTGACCAGGAAGACCACAGTCCCACTGGGAAAGACAAGACATCAGTGGTTTTGTGCCTTTCCAAGGACCGTCCAGGGGGTTTGTATGATATACTGGGGGAATTTGCTAGTGAAAATATAAACTTGACCAAGATAGAGTCCCGACCTTCCAAGGAGAAGCTGGGAAGTTATATCTTTTTTGTGGATATGGAGGGTCACCATAGGGATATAAAAATCATGAATGTTATAAATAGGATACAATCAAAGGTAGGATACATAAAGATTTTAGGATCATATCCTCAGGAAGGAGATGATTAG
- a CDS encoding PsbP-related protein has product MNKILPLMAVILMAVMVSGCVTNEDKNNESNNYSANGVSFQYPHSWGVAAVSSPNAVASVGDPNTVVNGNPTTSVVIQTPNSTTYDLKTAYDQSYAKFFNNTGKTKVLEGQIVLSGATVYEMVYSSSEEGIAKKYRAVWTQKGSTIYVILCSARVEDYDAQQSNFDLVVNSFQAS; this is encoded by the coding sequence ATGAATAAAATTCTCCCATTAATGGCAGTTATCCTCATGGCAGTTATGGTTTCAGGATGTGTTACCAATGAGGATAAAAACAACGAAAGCAACAATTACTCTGCAAACGGTGTTTCATTCCAGTACCCCCATTCATGGGGAGTGGCTGCAGTAAGCTCACCCAATGCGGTGGCTTCAGTGGGAGATCCCAATACAGTGGTTAATGGAAACCCCACCACTTCCGTGGTGATACAGACACCAAACTCAACCACATATGATCTGAAAACAGCCTATGACCAGAGTTATGCTAAATTCTTCAACAACACGGGTAAAACTAAGGTTTTAGAGGGTCAAATCGTTCTGAGCGGTGCTACAGTTTATGAAATGGTGTACAGCTCCTCTGAAGAAGGAATAGCCAAGAAGTATCGGGCGGTGTGGACACAAAAAGGCAGCACGATCTACGTGATACTGTGCAGTGCCAGGGTGGAAGACTACGATGCCCAGCAATCCAACTTCGACCTGGTAGTGAACTCATTCCAGGCATCTTAA